One region of Baekduia soli genomic DNA includes:
- a CDS encoding NAD(P)/FAD-dependent oxidoreductase: protein MSKQTHVIVGASLTGAKAAEELRQRGFDGRVVLIGAESERPYERPPLTKDYLRGESERDKAYVHELAFYAEHDIELLTDTTVTAIDPGSSRVTLDDGDALGYDRLLLATGAQPRRISVPGADLEGVHYLRTLADCDALRERLDRGGRVVVVGAGWIGSEFAASARQRGLEVTLIDPLALPNERIFGSEIGAFYRDVHARNGVTLALGEGVEAIEGDGAAIARVRTDRGRLVECDFAVVGIGVLPRVDLAQTAGIAIDNGIIVDERLQTSAPGVFAAGDVANAWHPFYHRRIRVEHWANALTQGPAAARAMLGERVSFEHLPYFFSDQYDVGMEYCGHAPQWDEVVLRGDPARGEFIAFWLHEGRVAAGMNVNVWDVNEHIQALIRGRRTVDRAALADSESPLESLAGQTTTER from the coding sequence ATGAGCAAGCAGACCCACGTCATCGTCGGTGCCAGCCTGACCGGCGCCAAGGCGGCCGAGGAGCTGCGCCAACGCGGCTTTGACGGTCGCGTGGTACTGATCGGCGCAGAGTCGGAGCGACCGTACGAGCGCCCGCCGTTGACCAAGGACTACCTGCGGGGCGAGTCCGAACGCGACAAGGCCTACGTCCACGAGCTGGCGTTCTACGCCGAGCACGACATCGAGCTGTTGACCGACACCACGGTGACGGCCATCGATCCCGGGTCATCGCGCGTGACGCTCGATGACGGCGACGCGCTGGGCTACGACCGGCTCCTGCTGGCCACCGGAGCCCAGCCACGGCGGATCTCCGTCCCCGGGGCAGACCTCGAGGGCGTCCACTACCTGCGGACGCTGGCGGATTGTGACGCGCTGCGTGAGCGGCTGGATCGCGGCGGCCGCGTCGTGGTCGTCGGCGCCGGCTGGATCGGCAGCGAGTTCGCCGCTTCGGCACGCCAGCGCGGGCTGGAGGTCACCCTGATCGATCCGCTCGCGCTGCCCAATGAGCGGATCTTCGGCTCCGAGATCGGCGCCTTCTACCGCGACGTCCACGCCCGGAACGGGGTCACCCTGGCCCTCGGCGAAGGCGTGGAGGCCATCGAGGGTGATGGCGCGGCGATCGCCCGCGTCCGCACCGACCGCGGGCGACTGGTCGAGTGCGACTTCGCGGTCGTCGGCATCGGCGTCCTCCCGCGGGTCGATCTCGCACAGACGGCGGGCATCGCGATCGACAACGGGATCATCGTCGACGAGCGGCTCCAGACCTCGGCGCCCGGCGTGTTCGCCGCCGGCGACGTCGCGAACGCCTGGCATCCGTTCTACCACCGGCGCATCCGGGTCGAGCACTGGGCCAACGCGCTGACACAGGGGCCCGCCGCCGCGCGCGCCATGCTCGGCGAGCGTGTCAGCTTTGAGCACCTGCCCTACTTCTTCTCCGATCAGTACGACGTCGGGATGGAGTACTGCGGACACGCGCCGCAGTGGGACGAGGTGGTCCTCCGCGGTGACCCGGCCCGTGGTGAGTTCATCGCCTTCTGGCTTCATGAGGGCCGGGTCGCCGCTGGCATGAACGTCAACGTCTGGGATGTCAACGAGCACATCCAGGCGCTCATCCGCGGACGCCGGACGGTCGACCGCGCGGCGCTGGCGGACTCGGAGAGCCCGCTGGAGTCGCTGGCCGGCCAGACCACCACCGAACGCTGA
- a CDS encoding sulfite exporter TauE/SafE family protein: MAAAAIPFGLAIGLSLGMLGGGGSVLAVPVLVYVLGQSVHEATTTSLVVVTAGALAGGLAHAREGRVCWRHASAFTAAALPGVVAGTALGNAVSGRVLIAAFAVIMLAAAAATWRKATKATSAGDAAPVTSSCPPLRLGRDLVAGLLIGTMTGFFGVGGGFLIVPTLSIALALSMRLAVGTSLAIITATSVMALGAHLVAGRGLDAGVTTTMTLACVAGALGGVRLAGRIPQRQLGQGFAALVVLVAGYLLISAAFLGGPPGSS; this comes from the coding sequence ATGGCGGCGGCCGCCATCCCCTTCGGGCTGGCCATCGGCCTGAGCCTCGGCATGCTCGGCGGCGGCGGCTCGGTCCTCGCCGTGCCGGTCCTGGTCTACGTCCTCGGCCAGAGCGTTCACGAAGCGACGACCACGTCGCTGGTGGTCGTCACCGCCGGCGCCCTGGCCGGCGGGCTCGCGCACGCCCGCGAGGGTCGCGTCTGCTGGCGCCACGCCAGCGCGTTCACCGCCGCGGCGCTGCCCGGCGTCGTCGCAGGCACGGCGCTGGGCAACGCTGTCAGCGGCCGCGTGCTGATCGCGGCCTTCGCCGTGATCATGCTCGCCGCCGCGGCCGCCACCTGGCGCAAGGCCACCAAGGCCACATCGGCCGGCGACGCCGCGCCGGTCACGTCGAGCTGTCCGCCGCTGCGCCTCGGGCGCGACCTGGTCGCCGGCCTCCTCATCGGCACGATGACCGGCTTCTTCGGCGTCGGCGGCGGCTTTCTCATCGTCCCCACGCTGTCCATCGCGCTGGCGCTGTCCATGCGCCTGGCCGTCGGCACCTCGCTGGCGATCATCACCGCCACCTCGGTCATGGCCCTCGGCGCGCACCTGGTCGCCGGCCGCGGCCTCGACGCCGGCGTGACGACGACCATGACGCTGGCCTGCGTGGCCGGCGCACTCGGCGGCGTGCGCTTGGCCGGACGCATCCCGCAGCGCCAACTTGGCCAGGGCTTCGCGGCGCTCGTCGTCCTCGTCGCCGGCTACCTCCTGATCTCCGCCGCCTTCCTCGGCGGCCCACCTGGCAGCTCCTGA
- a CDS encoding ArsR/SmtB family transcription factor, translating to MALPSPLPDPLVELIAQRFRVIGEPMRIKVLDRLREGPANVSELREALGASQQNVSKHLGVLHQAGIVSRTKQGTAVRYAIADDSVFALCEQVCGGLRAQLAEFQQLLDVA from the coding sequence ATGGCCCTCCCCTCTCCCCTTCCCGATCCGCTGGTCGAGCTCATCGCGCAGCGCTTCCGGGTCATCGGCGAGCCGATGCGGATCAAGGTGCTCGACCGCCTGCGCGAGGGTCCAGCGAATGTCAGCGAGTTGCGGGAGGCACTCGGCGCGTCGCAGCAGAACGTGTCGAAGCATCTGGGTGTCCTACACCAGGCAGGGATCGTCAGCCGCACGAAGCAGGGCACCGCGGTCCGCTATGCGATCGCCGACGACTCCGTGTTCGCCCTGTGCGAGCAGGTCTGCGGCGGTCTGCGCGCCCAGCTGGCCGAGTTTCAGCAGCTCCTCGACGTCGCCTGA
- a CDS encoding OsmC family protein: protein MHNVNVEAVEQTAAKAQADPSVVVQHVVFDGEWQTTPGTPQFRATIPVPNGEPVVFEADFPPPMGGTGAAPNPLAYCFWGGLACYAMTYAQEAARRGVEIRALRARVETDVDLGRALGVSDRPPVQGIDWHLDVDADATPEVLDELKAAADEHCPGAYCIRNPIELRTHVTRT from the coding sequence ATGCACAACGTCAACGTCGAGGCTGTCGAGCAGACCGCCGCCAAGGCCCAGGCCGATCCGAGTGTCGTCGTCCAGCACGTCGTCTTCGACGGCGAGTGGCAGACGACCCCGGGCACGCCGCAGTTCCGCGCGACGATCCCGGTTCCCAACGGGGAGCCGGTCGTCTTCGAGGCCGACTTCCCGCCGCCGATGGGCGGCACCGGAGCGGCCCCCAACCCGTTGGCCTACTGTTTCTGGGGCGGCCTGGCCTGCTACGCCATGACCTACGCCCAGGAGGCCGCGCGCCGCGGCGTCGAGATCCGCGCGCTGCGCGCGCGGGTGGAGACCGACGTAGACCTCGGCCGCGCGCTGGGCGTCAGCGACCGGCCTCCCGTGCAGGGCATCGACTGGCACCTGGACGTCGACGCCGACGCCACGCCCGAGGTCCTGGACGAGCTCAAGGCCGCCGCCGACGAGCACTGCCCCGGGGCGTACTGCATTCGCAACCCGATCGAGCTGCGCACGCACGTCACGCGGACCTGA
- a CDS encoding MBL fold metallo-hydrolase — MIFRQITHDDLGCASYLVGDEDAGVAAVVDPKLEIEEYLALARYMGVRIEHILETHNHADHVSGHGRLAAATGATIHVHRDAAPGYDHEAFDDGWELELGAVRVRALHTPGHRPEHTAFALIDTARGPEPWAVLTGDTLFVGDIARPDLAVDKEEGAHDMFASLRDKLLTLPGACEVWPGHLGGSLCGGPGMDMKISSTIAYELAHNELLAETDENAFVERAIATLAPQPPNFQAIVALNQGPLHSGHVDVEPLTARQVEVKQLTGALVVDVRTDLQFDDAHIPGAVCNPAVRAGFGTKLAWVADRDHEVILVGRDDDDAIHAAHLAAAVGITDLGGYLAGGMTSWREEKRPTEGVERIDVSGLRERIADVQVLDVREQGEFEAGHLAGAVHAAYHDIDGVPAGLDPARPIAVICSSGQRSAIAASLLLRAGAQHVIHVADGGVVTWQQQGWPIEQPQSAAR; from the coding sequence ATGATCTTCCGGCAGATCACCCACGACGACCTCGGGTGCGCCTCGTACCTGGTCGGCGACGAGGACGCGGGCGTTGCGGCCGTCGTCGATCCCAAGCTCGAGATCGAGGAGTACCTCGCGCTGGCCCGGTACATGGGCGTGCGGATCGAGCACATCCTCGAGACCCACAACCACGCCGATCACGTCTCGGGCCACGGCCGGCTGGCGGCGGCGACCGGCGCGACGATCCACGTGCACCGCGATGCCGCGCCCGGCTACGACCACGAGGCCTTCGACGACGGCTGGGAGCTGGAGCTGGGCGCCGTGCGCGTGCGCGCGCTGCACACACCGGGCCACCGGCCCGAGCACACGGCGTTCGCGCTGATCGACACCGCGCGCGGCCCCGAGCCATGGGCGGTGCTCACCGGTGACACCTTGTTCGTCGGTGACATCGCGCGCCCCGACCTGGCCGTCGACAAGGAAGAGGGCGCGCACGACATGTTCGCCTCGCTGCGCGACAAGCTCCTCACGTTGCCCGGCGCGTGCGAGGTCTGGCCCGGCCATCTCGGCGGCTCGCTGTGCGGCGGCCCGGGGATGGACATGAAGATCTCCTCGACGATCGCCTATGAGCTGGCGCACAACGAGCTGCTGGCCGAGACCGATGAGAACGCGTTCGTGGAACGCGCGATCGCCACGCTGGCCCCGCAGCCCCCGAACTTCCAGGCGATCGTGGCGCTCAACCAGGGCCCGCTGCACAGCGGCCACGTCGACGTCGAGCCGCTCACCGCGCGACAGGTCGAGGTCAAGCAACTCACGGGCGCGCTCGTGGTCGACGTGCGCACCGACCTGCAGTTCGATGACGCCCACATCCCCGGCGCGGTCTGCAACCCGGCGGTCCGCGCCGGCTTCGGCACGAAGCTCGCGTGGGTCGCCGACCGTGACCACGAGGTGATCCTCGTCGGCCGCGACGACGACGACGCGATCCATGCCGCGCACCTCGCGGCCGCGGTGGGGATCACGGATCTCGGCGGCTACCTGGCCGGCGGCATGACGAGCTGGCGTGAGGAGAAGCGCCCGACCGAGGGCGTGGAGCGCATCGACGTGTCGGGCCTACGCGAGCGGATCGCCGACGTGCAGGTCCTCGACGTGCGCGAGCAAGGTGAGTTCGAGGCCGGCCACCTCGCCGGTGCGGTCCACGCGGCCTACCACGACATCGACGGTGTCCCCGCGGGCTTGGACCCGGCGCGCCCGATCGCCGTGATCTGCTCCTCCGGCCAGCGCAGCGCGATCGCCGCCTCGCTGCTGCTGCGCGCCGGCGCGCAGCACGTCATCCACGTCGCCGACGGTGGCGTCGTCACCTGGCAACAGCAGGGCTGGCCGATCGAGCAACCGCAGTCCGCGGCACGCTAG
- a CDS encoding peroxiredoxin: MTLTIGDAAPDFVAQTTEGEIAFHDWIGDSWAVLFSHPRAFTPVCTTELGYMASIKADFDRRDTKIIAISTDPVDGSTAWSKDIASTQGAAVNYPIIADTDHAISKAYGMLPADADGDPTARTAAQNATLRNVFVIGPDKQIKLVLIYPMTTGRNFDEVLRVIDSLQLTAAHQLTTPAQWQPGDDVIIAGSVTDQQARERYPDGWQQPLPYMRIVAAP; encoded by the coding sequence ATGACCTTGACCATCGGCGACGCCGCACCGGACTTCGTCGCCCAGACCACCGAAGGTGAGATCGCCTTCCATGACTGGATCGGCGACAGCTGGGCGGTCCTGTTCTCGCATCCGCGCGCCTTCACGCCGGTGTGCACGACCGAGCTCGGCTACATGGCGTCCATCAAGGCCGACTTCGACCGCCGCGACACGAAGATCATCGCGATCTCCACCGATCCCGTCGACGGCAGCACCGCCTGGTCCAAGGACATCGCCAGCACCCAGGGTGCCGCGGTCAACTACCCGATCATCGCGGACACCGACCACGCCATCAGCAAGGCGTACGGGATGCTTCCCGCCGACGCCGACGGCGACCCGACCGCCCGCACCGCCGCCCAGAACGCCACCCTGCGCAACGTCTTCGTCATCGGACCCGACAAGCAGATCAAGCTCGTCCTCATCTACCCCATGACGACCGGACGCAACTTCGACGAGGTCCTGCGCGTGATCGACTCCCTGCAGCTCACCGCCGCACATCAGCTCACCACCCCGGCGCAATGGCAGCCCGGCGACGACGTCATCATCGCCGGATCGGTCACCGACCAGCAGGCCCGGGAGCGCTACCCGGACGGCTGGCAGCAGCCGCTGCCCTACATGCGGATCGTCGCCGCCCCATAG
- the folE gene encoding GTP cyclohydrolase I FolE has protein sequence MTAPHQHLTGLALAPLHDAGDQGRDIDQGALVRAARDLLSALGADVDAEGLRETPRRVAEALTELLTPQPFRATTFANDDGYDQLIVARRIPFHSLCMHHMLPFHGVAHIGYLPGGRILGLSKLARVVELYARDLQTQERLTTQIAGWLQRELEPVGIGVVLEAEHMCMTLRGVQKSGSTTVTSALYGLVRDDARTRQEFLALATSSCPDR, from the coding sequence ATGACCGCGCCACATCAACACCTAACCGGCCTCGCCCTGGCCCCCTTGCATGATGCAGGCGACCAGGGTCGCGACATCGATCAGGGCGCGTTGGTGCGCGCCGCTCGTGATCTCCTGTCAGCCCTCGGCGCCGACGTCGACGCTGAGGGACTGCGCGAGACGCCCCGCCGCGTTGCCGAGGCCCTCACCGAGCTCTTGACCCCGCAACCGTTTCGGGCCACAACGTTCGCCAACGACGACGGTTACGACCAGTTGATCGTCGCGCGCCGCATCCCGTTCCATTCGCTGTGCATGCATCACATGCTGCCGTTTCACGGCGTTGCGCACATCGGATACCTTCCCGGCGGACGGATCCTCGGTCTGAGCAAGCTGGCCCGCGTCGTTGAGCTCTACGCTCGCGACCTGCAGACCCAGGAGCGCCTCACGACCCAGATCGCCGGCTGGTTGCAGCGCGAGCTCGAGCCCGTGGGGATCGGCGTCGTGCTGGAGGCCGAGCACATGTGCATGACGCTGCGGGGCGTTCAGAAGTCCGGCTCCACGACCGTCACGTCAGCGCTGTACGGCCTGGTCCGGGACGACGCACGCACTCGCCAGGAGTTCCTGGCCCTGGCCACCAGCTCATGCCCTGACCGGTGA